The following is a genomic window from Parabacteroides johnsonii DSM 18315.
TACCAGGTTATACAGCATTCCGATCATCGTCTGTATGCTGCCGTTATCTACATTATAATAAGAGGCATTTTCATGGGCGATATGCCAAGTCCCGTTCGTCTGTAGCCGGTTCTCCGGAATCATGATGTCCGACAATTCCAGCACCAGCCTTCCGGCCTGTATGCTGCCCTGGTAATGAAACGCCGTACCGGTTGAAGCAGTTGCGTCGCCACTGAAGGAATAGCTGTCGGAACCTGCTGTCAGAGAGATATCGGCAACAGTCGTTTCTTTATCGTGTGGTAATACATATTTAAGAATGATGTGTGCGGTTTTCCCGTCATCCGTCTTAAACTCCACGTCTTTCCCGATAAATGTATTCCCGTTATAGCTTAAAATAAGGGGATCTCCGTTTGCCGGGGCGCTTAGTTTGTTAGAGTAGGTCCCGCTCAGTTTCGCCGGGGCAAGGCCGTCATAATCATCATCGTCATTGCAGGCTATCAAGAGAATAACCAGCATCATGGCGTAAAGGAAACTGCATATTGATTTTCTGTCCATGTATTTCGCTTTTAGTTATATTATAGGATGATACAAAGAACAGGTTTAAGTTTGAATCAAACAATCTCCATGTTTGGGAATAAATATTCTATTTTTAAGATTGTTAGGCGAGCTAAACATATTTTGCTACTTTTGAAACAACAAAACGATGTTTTATGAAGATAGACGTTGACTTGCCTAAATTCGATATTCCGAAGGATTTTATTGTAGGCGATGGTATTACGGGCGACATCCTGAACATGTACGGGCTTTTTCCCTGTAAGATAAAAGCGGGCGTGTTTGCCTTTTGTACGCGGGGGACGATCCGTGTGACGATAAACCTGGATGAACATACGGCGCGGGCGAACGATTTCATCACCTTGCTACCCAATACCTTTATCCAGATCCATGAAGTGTCGGAAGATGCGGAGGTTTGTTTCGTCGCTTTTTCTTCCCGTTTTCTGGAAAGCATCAATTTTATCCGGACGATCTCCAACCTGATTGTTACGATCATCGAGAATCCGGTAGTCCCTTTACCCGGTAATGCCGCCACTATCTATAAGGATTTTTTCTCCCTGCTAGTACGGGCCGACAACGCTCCTGATTCTATCCTCTTTACCGACAGCTTGAAACCGGTCCTCGACCTACTGATTCAAGGGGTAGTCAATATGTACAGGAAGTTCAATACCTGGAAAGAACCGGTTCTGAGCCGTGACAAGGAGATCGCCCGCGAGTTCGTGCAGCTTGTCTGGCAATATTATACGAAAGAGCGGAGCGCCTCTTTCTATGCCGGAAAACTGCGGATCACCTTGCCGCATTTCTGTTATGTGATCAAAAAGACGACCGGGATGACAGCCCTCGATATTATTGCCAATGTCGTGATAATGGATGCCAAAGCTCAACTGAAATCAACGAATCTCCCGATCAAGGAAATTTCTATCGGACTGGGCTACAGCAACGTCGCTTTCTTCGACAAGTATTTCCGCCGCTACGTGGGGATGTCACCGCTGGAGTATCGCAACAGCTAAGCTGACTTTACCTCAGTTTGTTCCGGTTGAAATGAGGACCTGCTTTCAATAAAAAGAACAGTGTTGAGAGAATGGTCAGGCACGCTCCGAACAGGTAAGCGTAGTTGAATCCCCCGAAAGCCTGTGCAATGCTTCCGCCTATCATCAGTCCGATCCCGATCCCCACATCCCAACTGGTGAGATAGGTGGAAGTCGCTGTTCCCCTCTGGCTGTTGGGGGCAAGGTTGACGAACAGGGTATTGAAAGCCGGGAACATCGTACCGAATGCGACTCCTTGTGAAAGGGCAATCCCGATATACAGATAAGAAGTGAAAGACGGATTCCACCGCATCAGCCTTTCCAGAGCTGCCAACCCGAAAAAGCTGGCGGCGGCAAGATACATTCCTAACGAGATGACCAGCGTGATCCTCCCTTTGTCGACCTGCCGCCCGGAGAACATGCGCGAGACAGCCAGACCGATCGCCATAAAGGTGAAATATAATCCCGAATTGACGGAAATCCCGATCTCATCGGCATACATGGCCACGTATGTGGTTGTCATGCCGTAGGGTATGGAGAGCAGCAGCAAGGAGATACCTGCCCAAGCGCCTTTCACCAAAAAGAAACGGTCCAGCGAGATCGGTTCTTTCTTTATCGGTTGTTTCTGTGGCGTCTTGACCAAATAGGCCATGATGAAGCCGAGGAGGCAGGAGAGGAGCGAGCAAGCGAAAATCATTTCGTAAGAGAAGCTGGTGTGCATGAACAACCCTGTCATCGGTCCGAAACTCATGGCCGTATTATTTGCCAACCCGTAGTAACCGATCCCCTCGCCACGGCGGGAGGAGGGTAGGATATCGATCACGATCGTATTGCCCGATACTGTCACCATGCCGAAGGCGAAGCCGTGCAGGATACGGAGCACAATAAAGATGCTCAGCAGGCTGGCGATCATATATCCGGCGAAGATGACCATGAAGACGGAGTAGGCTAAGAGATACAACGGCCGTCTGGCGAATGTGTCCAGCAGATATCCGGAGAACGGACGGATGCAGAGAGCAGCAATGGTATAGCATGACAGGATAAAACCGATCATCGATTTATCCGCATCGAATTGGTCCTGCAAGTAAAACGGCAGGATCGGCAATATCAGATAAAATGCGAAGAACAGCAAAAAGTTGGCTGCTAAGATATAGCAGAAGCTGGGTGATATAAGTTTGTCTTTTGCCATTGTTCCGTTTTGTTTGTGTTATTGTTGGATTCCGAACCCCAATCTTCGGAGCAGTCCGGCTTCTTCCGGGGTTGCATGGACGATTGTGTATGCACCGTATTCTCTTGGGTGATGATAGTTAGCCCGGAACCATTCGAATCTGTCGGGATGTTCCCGTAGCGCCCGGTCCACGGTAAGCGGGTTGAAACCGGTCAGGATCGCCTGTTCAATCCGGTTTCCGTCAAACCGGTCCAAATCGATAACCGGAGTTTCGGGGACTGGCGGAACTACTTCGCCGATCTTCTCGATCTTCACCTGGAAGAACTTTTCAATGTTCTCCAAACACATACGCGTGCCGTTGGCTTTCCCGTCTGCCGAAAAGCCGGCAATATGTGGGGTGGCTATCGTGGCCAGTTCCAGCAGTTTCCGGTTTATATCCGGTTCGTTTTCCCAGCAGTCCAAGATCAGTTCGCCGATCTTGCCTTCTTTCCGGGCATGCAATAGGGCATCCGTATTATGGACGGCCCCCCTGGATGCGTTGACGAACCAAGGTTTCCGTTGGAGCTTACGGAAGAAGTCTTCTCCTGCCAGGTGGCGGGTGGCAAAACGGCCTTCTTTTGTCAGCGGCGTGTGGAAGGTGACGATGTCAGCTTGCTCTGCGATCGTATCCAGCGGGACGAAGCCGTCTTCTCCTTCTGCCTCTGCGCGTGGCGGGTCGTTACGGAGCACGTTCATCCCGTAGGCCGAGCATAACTTTTCCACCTCTTTTCCGACATGGCCGACTCCGACGATCCCGATCGTCTTCCCCTGTAGGGGTTCACCCTTTCGGAGTGCAATCGTGAGCAATCCGGCGAATACATATTGGGCGACCGAAACGGCATTGCATCCCGGTGAGTTCTTCCAGGCGATACCTGCCTCGTCGCAATATCGGGTGTCGATATGGTCGAAACCTATCGTGGCGCTGGTAATCAACTTCACCCGGCTTCCTTCGAGCAGTTCGCGGGTACATTTGTCTATGCTCCGCACGATCAGTGCGTCTGCATTCTTTACGTTTTCCGGTGTAAACTCTTTAGAAGTGAGATAGTTTACCTCTGCGATCGGTTCTGCGATTCCTTTCAGATAAGGAACGGTATTGTCGGCGACTATTTTCATCTTGCTGTCCTTTTTCGAGAAGGCAAAGGTAGGGATTATTTTCCAATCTTGACATAATTCAGCCGCGTGTACTGTATGCCGTAACTTTCAAATGTCGCGGCGATACGTGCCGAAGAGATATGTAGCACTTCACCCGGCCGGTAGGCATGTTCCAGGGAGGGCAGCTGTCCGGAGGCATGGCTGGGATTGCCGGAGGCAAAGGTCAGGTTGACCAGGTTGCCGCTCGCATCGATGGCCGTCAGGCGCTGGCGGACGAAGAAGACTGGAGTCGTCCCGATGACATGGGTCCTGTACGGGTCGTCTTCCACCCGTACTTTGGTTATTTTTAGGGTGAGATTGGACAGCTTGTCCCCTTTCTTTCCTAAGAAACGGCTGGTAGGGCGTGGCTGATATTTCTTTTTGAGCATCTTGTCCAGGTAGACGCAGTTGTAGGCTTGTGCCATTTTGACGAAACGTTCCTGCTTGGGGATGGTAGGGGTATATTTAAAGGCGATCCAGTTCACGTAGCCCGGATCTATCCGCAGGATTTCATACAGGAAATGTCCACGGTATTTGCCGAAAGCGATCAGGTCATCCCCATGTGTCGACATCCTTTTCTCGTTGTAGTCCGTGATTAGGATCTGACGGTTGGCATACCACAATTCGGAAGTGACGATGCGCAGCGACTGGATAATGTCCGTTTTCAAGTCTTCGATAAACAGGATGCATCGCTTGTCGAGCAAAGGCGTATAGAACCACAGGCTGTAGTTCGGATGCCCTTCTCTCGGTAAGACCACAAGGTAGCACCCTGCCTCCTTATACGAGGCTTTCCCTTGGTTATAAATATTCAACTTCTCATACAGGAGCTCCTGTTCCGCCTCTGTTATATTGGGTAATCTGGGATTTGCCATATCGATACCTCCTTTTTATGTTTTGACATACTGCCCGTTTTGCGTTTATTGTGCATTATGGACAGATTCAACTGTTTTAGCACTGTCTTTGTTTCCAAATCATGTGCTGAAGGCAATCTTTATTCATGCCATTCATACTGACAATATGAGCTGTGAACGAAGATCGAGAAAAATATTGACAATATCCATGTTTTTCCAACTTTAATTGTTCATTTTCTTATATTCAAACCACCTATTTGGCTTCACCATATTTTAAAACATTTTAATTATCAAAGTGTACAAGGGTGAAGGTGGTTTATTGTTTAGTCATTCCTTCTATCGTCTGATAAGCATCCCGGATAACGATCGGCGGGAAGCCGTTTATTTCCAGCAGGCGGATAGCGTTGCGCTGGTAGAGGGGACCGTTTTTGAGTTTGTAATCGAAAAAAAAGGTTTCGCCCTCAATCACTTCGCTGAAATGGTAAAGATCATATTCCTTATCGAGCAAGGTTGCCAATTCCGTGTCGTGGGTGGAAGCGACGATGATATTATCGTGGGTATTCAGGTAGGATAGGACGGCTTTGGCAGCGGCAATCCGTTCGGTGGTGTTCGTGCCTTTGAATATCTCGTCGAACAGGAAGAGGTTGGCTGTCCCTTTCTGATTCCGGCTGATCATCTCTTTGATAGTGTCTACTTCCTTCATATAGAAACTTTTTCCTTCAGACAGATCGTCGGCAAGCATCAGGGCGGAATATATATTTAAAGGGGTGGCCAGAAGGAAAGAACGGGCGAATGCCGTATGCAGGGTTTGTGCCGACAGGACATTGATGCCGATGATGCGGATAAAAGTTGTTTTGCCGGACATGTTCGATCCGTTCAGCAAGACCGATCTGTCTTGTATGTCGATGGAGTTGGCGATACAGTCTTCTATCAAAGGATGGTACATCTCTTGACTGGCCAGTCTGTGCCTCTCTTCCGGTATTCCGGGAAGGCAATAGTAGGGCAGATGTTCCCGCAGGAAACAGACGGACAACAGGCAGTCCGTCAGCCCGACGAACCGGTAGACCGTTTCGATCTCCCGGCACTTGTTCCGGAGGATAGAGACGGATTGCAGGAAAGAGAACGGTTCTGTCAGGAAGAAGATATGCAGCAGCTCGGTGCAGAGCCAGGCAAGGGCGGCCATGTCGCTTTGTAGCTTGTTCTCCATGCGGAGGAACAGGGCGGTTTTCCGGATAGGCTTGAGCGTGGCCAAGGCATCCGGAATGTCTGTCGCCAACTTGCTTAGTTCTGGGATTTTGCATAGCTTCTCTGCCGTCCCTAACAGTTTGATAAGTTGGGGGACGGAATAGATATAGTCGATGCTTTTAGGCTTGTAGGTGTAGTGGATTCCGGCATTCAAGATAATGGCAACCAGGAAGAACAACCCGCAGGCAGGTATATGAAGGAGCAGATAGAGAAGTAGGAACAGAGCCGGAAGGCATTTCAAGATAGCAAAAGTGACCTTTCGGTTTGTGGAGGCGGCTGGTTGCTCGTCTGCCAATAATCGTACGATACTGTAGGCTTCGGTGTCGCGCAAATGGGATAGTGTTTTGGCCAGTCGTTCCCGTAGATGGCTGTCCGCCTGCAAATGACGGATGATCTCTTCGTGCCGGCTGATCTCGCCTGCCGCTTGGGGAACGGACCGTAAGGTCTGGTACAGGTATTGTTGTCCGACTCTCGAAACAGTCCTGTCAGCAAAAGTAAACAACTCTTCCACTCCTAAGTCCGAATAGGTTTGGTCGGATAGCAGGTTGTCTCCTTCCACCTCTTTCCTGTACCGGAAATAAGCGGAGATATCGGTGAGGTTGAACGTCTCGCTTTTGATCTCGCCTGCGTAGCTCCTTGCTCTTCGTCCCATTTGTAATGTTTGTATTGGTGATAGAGACAAATTTAGACATAAATCGTGATTTATATCTCGGTTTTTTCCGTAAGTTTGTGCAAACTTCTTTTTAGAAGAGGTTAGGGCGTTCAAAAAGCACAAAATCAAGCAAACTTTCATATATGAACACTTTTAATGTACAGAAAAAGAGCACTCGTGTTCTCACCCTTTGCGGGGCGGCGATGGCATCGCTGGTTCTTTGGGGATGTAGTGGGACAGGTGCGACGGCCGACAAGTCGTTTGAACGGTCGGACTATTACACACGCGGCATCGGGCAGTACCCGGGCAACCCGGAGGAAGATTTCTCTCCTTCCCTGGCTCCGGATCATTCGACTTACCGGAACATAGCCCTTCTGCGTTCTGCTTTTGCCTCTTCCAGCCATGACTACAATCTGGTAGCGCAGTTGGCTACAGACGGCCTTGTTTCCGACAAGCAGCCGCAGTATCTGAACTTGTCGACTCCCGAAGGCGATGTCCCGAGACGGGAACGCGAATGGATGATCGATGAAGGTCCTTATTCACGGAATACTTTTACCGGAGGAGATACTTATTTTCAGTTTACGCTGGCAAACTATAGCAAAGCGGCCGGTAAACTCTCTTTGGTGGGAACAGTCGTTTATGACGATAAGGTTTCGAAAGGCGGATATGAAATTATCTGCCAGGGTTCTAATGACGGGCAGAACTGGACAGAGATAGGGAAGCTGAGCGGTAGCGGGCTGCCGGGTAAAGCGCTCTCTTATCGTGTCCCGGTGACCGACCCGAACAAGCAGACCGACCAGACGACGACTATGCCGGTCCGTAAATTGAATGAAACGATAACTTTCGATAAAGAGGTCACCTACTCCGCCTACCGTGTACTGCTGAAGATGGCGGGTGCTCATGACTGGGTGTTTACGGAGGCGAACTTCCTGGATAGGGACGGACTGGTGGAGATGAAGCCGTCCCAGTTCTTCAATAGTGCCTGGATGAGTGCAACGGCAGGTGAAGAATGGCTGTATGTGGATTTGGGCAGCCGGTCTGAATTTGACAAAGTGAACCTGCACTGGATCAATAAAGCCGTGAAGGGTAAGATACAGGTATCGGACGATGCCAAACAGTGGAAAGATGCAGCCGAGTTGCCGGGAGGTGACGGGTTGAACGATGAGATCACCTTGAACGACAAGCTGCAGGCCCGTTATGTGCGTGTCTTGATGCAAGAGCCGGCGAACGGCAGTCGCTATATCCTGAGCGAAATGGAAGTAATGGGGAAAGGCGGTCTGGTTGCCCGGCCTGTGGCTTCTCCTGCGGTGTCAAAGGGGGAAATGAACCTTTCTGGTGGCAACTGGAGACTGCAACGTGCTTCGGAAGTGAACGCTTCGGGCGAAGAAATCTCGACCCCGGAGTTTAAACCGGAGAACTGGATCGTGGCGACAGTACCGGGAACGGTATTGAGCAGCTACAAGAATATCGGGGCAATTGCCGATCCGAACTATGCGGATAACCAGTTGCAGGTATCCGAGTCTTTCTTCTGGTCCAACTTCTGGTATCGCGACGAGTTTGAAGTACCCGAAGGATTCAAGCAGGATCGCCTGTTCCTGAACTTCGACGGCATCAACTGGAAAGCGAATGTCTATCTGAACGGAAAGAAATTGGGCCGTATCGAAGGAGCCTTTATGCGGGGTAAGTTCGACGTGACGGATGTTGTCGCTCCGGGCAAGAATGTGGTGGCTGTAGAGATCATTCGGAATAATCATATCGGGGCGATCAAGGAAAAGAATAAACAGAGCACGGATTTTAATGGTGGAATCTTAGGGGCTGATAACCCGACGTTCCATGCAACGATCGGTTGGGACTGGATTCCGACTGTCCGTGGACGCAATATCGGTATCTGGAACGATGTCTTCCTTACTTCTACCGGGAAGGTGACGGTGGCCGATCCGCTTGTTACCTCTGTCTTGCCGTTGCCCGATACGACTTCCGCTACGTTGACGGCTGAGGTGATCGTGAAGAACCACGATGCCAATACGGTAAACGGTACGTTGGAAGGCAAGGTCGGAAATATCACATTCCAGAAACCTGTTTCCTTAGCGGCTGGAGAAGAGAAGACGGTCGTCTTCGATGTCAAGGATTTCCCGCAGTTGAAGATGGAGAATCCGCGTCTGTGGTGGCCTAAAGGGTATGGTGCGCCGAACCTGTATGATGCGAACTTTACGTTCAAAGTAGGAGATGCCGTTTCGGATGCGAAAGACTTTAAGGTCGGTATCCGTCAGATGACGTTTAATGAAGATAACCATATCCTGAGTCTCTTTATCAACGGGCGCCGCTTTATCGGTCGTGGAGGTAACTGGGGTTTCGGTGAATCCAACCTGAACTACCGTGCCCGTGAATATGATATCGCCGTGGCTTATCATGCCGATATGAACTTTACGATGATGCGTAACTGGGTCGGCATGATCGGTGACAAGGAACTTTATGAAGCCTGTGACCGCCACGGTATCATGATCTGGCAGGACTTCTGGCTGGCAAATCCGGCTGATGGTCCTGATCCGTATTACCCGGAAATGTTTATCGCCAATGCGGAAGATTATGTAAAACGTATCCGTAGCCATGCTTCTATCGGCCTCTACTGCGGACGTAACGAGGGTTTCCCGCCCGAACAGATCGATAAGGCGTTACGCCGTATCATCAAGGAAGACCATCCGGATATCCATTATATCTCCAGCTCGGCTGACGATGTGGTGAGCGGTCACGGCCCGTACCGTATGCTTCCGGCAAAAGAGTATTTCACGCTGAAGACCGGCAATGACAAGTTCCATAGTGAACGAGGAATGCCGAACGTCATGACCTACGAAAGCATGCTCCGCACCTTCTCGCCGGAAGGAATCTGGCCGCAGGACAACCAGTGGGGTATGCACGACTATACACGCGAAGGGGCACAGGGCTGTACCTCTTTCAACGAGATCATCGCGAAAGGGTATGGCGAACCGCAGAGTGCGAAAGAGTTTGCCGAATTGGCACAGTGGGTGAACTACGACGGCCACCGCAGTTTGTTCGAGTCCAGAAGCCAGAACCGTAAAGGTCTGTTGATGTGGATGAGCCATTCTTGCTGGCCTTCTATGGTATGGCAGACGTATGATTATTATTTCGAGCCGACTGCCGCCTATTTCGCAATCAAGAAGGCTTCCGAACCGCTGCATATCCAGTGGAATCCGGCAACGGATGAGGTGGAAGTGGTCAACTACAGCGCCGGGACACATAAGGGGCTGACTGCAAAAGTTCAGATCCTGAATATGGATGCATCCGTAGCTTGGGAAAAGGAAGCGACTGTCGATAGCAATGAAGATACGACCAACAAATGTATCAAGTTGGCATTCCCGGCCAACCTATCGAAGGTACACTTCATCAAAATGGTCCTGACCGAAAACGGCAAAGTCGTTTCTGACAACTTCTATCACAGAAGCCTGGAAGAAAACAACTACCAGGATCTGCGCCAGTTGGCAAAGGTCGCTTTGCAATCCACGACAACCGTGGATAAGAATGCAGACGGAACCTGGAGCGCCGTGTCCGTTATCGAAAACAAGACGTCTACACCGGCTTTGATGATTCGCCTCAATGTTGTCGGTAGCAAAGACGGCCAGCAGCTTCTGCCGGTATTCTATTCCGACAACTACTTCTCTT
Proteins encoded in this region:
- a CDS encoding helix-turn-helix domain-containing protein, with product MKIDVDLPKFDIPKDFIVGDGITGDILNMYGLFPCKIKAGVFAFCTRGTIRVTINLDEHTARANDFITLLPNTFIQIHEVSEDAEVCFVAFSSRFLESINFIRTISNLIVTIIENPVVPLPGNAATIYKDFFSLLVRADNAPDSILFTDSLKPVLDLLIQGVVNMYRKFNTWKEPVLSRDKEIAREFVQLVWQYYTKERSASFYAGKLRITLPHFCYVIKKTTGMTALDIIANVVIMDAKAQLKSTNLPIKEISIGLGYSNVAFFDKYFRRYVGMSPLEYRNS
- a CDS encoding MFS transporter; the encoded protein is MAKDKLISPSFCYILAANFLLFFAFYLILPILPFYLQDQFDADKSMIGFILSCYTIAALCIRPFSGYLLDTFARRPLYLLAYSVFMVIFAGYMIASLLSIFIVLRILHGFAFGMVTVSGNTIVIDILPSSRRGEGIGYYGLANNTAMSFGPMTGLFMHTSFSYEMIFACSLLSCLLGFIMAYLVKTPQKQPIKKEPISLDRFFLVKGAWAGISLLLLSIPYGMTTTYVAMYADEIGISVNSGLYFTFMAIGLAVSRMFSGRQVDKGRITLVISLGMYLAAASFFGLAALERLMRWNPSFTSYLYIGIALSQGVAFGTMFPAFNTLFVNLAPNSQRGTATSTYLTSWDVGIGIGLMIGGSIAQAFGGFNYAYLFGACLTILSTLFFLLKAGPHFNRNKLR
- the pdxB gene encoding 4-phosphoerythronate dehydrogenase PdxB, which translates into the protein MKIVADNTVPYLKGIAEPIAEVNYLTSKEFTPENVKNADALIVRSIDKCTRELLEGSRVKLITSATIGFDHIDTRYCDEAGIAWKNSPGCNAVSVAQYVFAGLLTIALRKGEPLQGKTIGIVGVGHVGKEVEKLCSAYGMNVLRNDPPRAEAEGEDGFVPLDTIAEQADIVTFHTPLTKEGRFATRHLAGEDFFRKLQRKPWFVNASRGAVHNTDALLHARKEGKIGELILDCWENEPDINRKLLELATIATPHIAGFSADGKANGTRMCLENIEKFFQVKIEKIGEVVPPVPETPVIDLDRFDGNRIEQAILTGFNPLTVDRALREHPDRFEWFRANYHHPREYGAYTIVHATPEEAGLLRRLGFGIQQ
- a CDS encoding exodeoxyribonuclease X C-terminal domain-containing protein, coding for MANPRLPNITEAEQELLYEKLNIYNQGKASYKEAGCYLVVLPREGHPNYSLWFYTPLLDKRCILFIEDLKTDIIQSLRIVTSELWYANRQILITDYNEKRMSTHGDDLIAFGKYRGHFLYEILRIDPGYVNWIAFKYTPTIPKQERFVKMAQAYNCVYLDKMLKKKYQPRPTSRFLGKKGDKLSNLTLKITKVRVEDDPYRTHVIGTTPVFFVRQRLTAIDASGNLVNLTFASGNPSHASGQLPSLEHAYRPGEVLHISSARIAATFESYGIQYTRLNYVKIGK
- a CDS encoding MutS-related protein, which produces MGRRARSYAGEIKSETFNLTDISAYFRYRKEVEGDNLLSDQTYSDLGVEELFTFADRTVSRVGQQYLYQTLRSVPQAAGEISRHEEIIRHLQADSHLRERLAKTLSHLRDTEAYSIVRLLADEQPAASTNRKVTFAILKCLPALFLLLYLLLHIPACGLFFLVAIILNAGIHYTYKPKSIDYIYSVPQLIKLLGTAEKLCKIPELSKLATDIPDALATLKPIRKTALFLRMENKLQSDMAALAWLCTELLHIFFLTEPFSFLQSVSILRNKCREIETVYRFVGLTDCLLSVCFLREHLPYYCLPGIPEERHRLASQEMYHPLIEDCIANSIDIQDRSVLLNGSNMSGKTTFIRIIGINVLSAQTLHTAFARSFLLATPLNIYSALMLADDLSEGKSFYMKEVDTIKEMISRNQKGTANLFLFDEIFKGTNTTERIAAAKAVLSYLNTHDNIIVASTHDTELATLLDKEYDLYHFSEVIEGETFFFDYKLKNGPLYQRNAIRLLEINGFPPIVIRDAYQTIEGMTKQ
- a CDS encoding glycosyl hydrolase 2 galactose-binding domain-containing protein; amino-acid sequence: MNTFNVQKKSTRVLTLCGAAMASLVLWGCSGTGATADKSFERSDYYTRGIGQYPGNPEEDFSPSLAPDHSTYRNIALLRSAFASSSHDYNLVAQLATDGLVSDKQPQYLNLSTPEGDVPRREREWMIDEGPYSRNTFTGGDTYFQFTLANYSKAAGKLSLVGTVVYDDKVSKGGYEIICQGSNDGQNWTEIGKLSGSGLPGKALSYRVPVTDPNKQTDQTTTMPVRKLNETITFDKEVTYSAYRVLLKMAGAHDWVFTEANFLDRDGLVEMKPSQFFNSAWMSATAGEEWLYVDLGSRSEFDKVNLHWINKAVKGKIQVSDDAKQWKDAAELPGGDGLNDEITLNDKLQARYVRVLMQEPANGSRYILSEMEVMGKGGLVARPVASPAVSKGEMNLSGGNWRLQRASEVNASGEEISTPEFKPENWIVATVPGTVLSSYKNIGAIADPNYADNQLQVSESFFWSNFWYRDEFEVPEGFKQDRLFLNFDGINWKANVYLNGKKLGRIEGAFMRGKFDVTDVVAPGKNVVAVEIIRNNHIGAIKEKNKQSTDFNGGILGADNPTFHATIGWDWIPTVRGRNIGIWNDVFLTSTGKVTVADPLVTSVLPLPDTTSATLTAEVIVKNHDANTVNGTLEGKVGNITFQKPVSLAAGEEKTVVFDVKDFPQLKMENPRLWWPKGYGAPNLYDANFTFKVGDAVSDAKDFKVGIRQMTFNEDNHILSLFINGRRFIGRGGNWGFGESNLNYRAREYDIAVAYHADMNFTMMRNWVGMIGDKELYEACDRHGIMIWQDFWLANPADGPDPYYPEMFIANAEDYVKRIRSHASIGLYCGRNEGFPPEQIDKALRRIIKEDHPDIHYISSSADDVVSGHGPYRMLPAKEYFTLKTGNDKFHSERGMPNVMTYESMLRTFSPEGIWPQDNQWGMHDYTREGAQGCTSFNEIIAKGYGEPQSAKEFAELAQWVNYDGHRSLFESRSQNRKGLLMWMSHSCWPSMVWQTYDYYFEPTAAYFAIKKASEPLHIQWNPATDEVEVVNYSAGTHKGLTAKVQILNMDASVAWEKEATVDSNEDTTNKCIKLAFPANLSKVHFIKMVLTENGKVVSDNFYHRSLEENNYQDLRQLAKVALQSTTTVDKNADGTWSAVSVIENKTSTPALMIRLNVVGSKDGQQLLPVFYSDNYFSLLPGEKKEVRMSWKDEDTRGNEGKVLITGYNVE